TACGCGAACACCGGGCTGGGGGTCAACGCCTACATCGTCGACACCGGCATCCGCCTCAGCCATTCCGAGTTCGTCGGCCGGGTGAGCACCGGCTTCGACGCGGTGACGGCGGGCGGGGACGCGAACGACTGCAACGGGCACGGCACGCACGTGGCCGGCACGGTGGGAGGCACCACCTACGGCGTCGCCAAGGCGGTGAACCTGTTCGCAGTGCGGGTGCTCGACTGCGGCGGGAGCGGCACCACTGCCGGCGTGATCGCGGGCGTGGACTGGGTCACGGCGAACCACGTGAAGCCGGCGATCGCCAACATGTCGCTCGGCGGCGGCGCCTCGTCCTCGCTGGACGCGGCGGTCCAGAGCTCGATCAACGCCGGCGTGCAGTACTCCATCGCCGCGGGGAACGGCAACCTCGTCGGGATCGCGCAGGACGCGTGCAAGTCGTCGCCGTCCCGCGTGGCGGACGCCATCACCATCGGCGCCACCACCCAGAGCGACGCCAAGACCTCCTGGTCCAACTACGGCAACTGCGTGGACTTCTTCGCCCCGGGCTCCGGCATCACCGCGGCCTGGCACACCAGCGACGTCGCCACGAACACGATCAGCGGGACCTCCATGGCCGCCCCGCACGTGGCAGGCGTCGGCGCCCTGTACCTGCAGAGCAACCCGGCGGCGACCCCGCTGCAGGTGCGTGACGCGCTCTACGACGCCACCACCAAGGGCATCGTGACCAGCTCCAAGACCGCCAACAACCACCTGCTGTTCACGGCCTACTGAGCCGTACCGCCAGGGGGTACGTCCGAGCCGGCGTCGGGGTCTCCCCGGCGCCGGCTCTTTCAGTTCCACCAGCACCGCGCACGGCGGCCTCGCCGTGGCTGCGGCGTCCCATTTTTGTGCGGGAGGTGCGGGCGTGCACCACAGTGGGGCAGGAGGCGGATGGCTCCTGTTCTCGTAAGCCGTTGTGAACGCGTACCTTCCCGTTTTTGTGCGACATGGCGCCTTTTATGCCTTAATGACCCTTCGTGAA
Above is a window of Longimicrobiaceae bacterium DNA encoding:
- a CDS encoding S8 family peptidase, producing AASGAIQDQYIVVLKEGANPRSVAAIAGVEPRYVYEAALNGFAGRLNAGQLNALQRNPNVAYIEQDQVMKAVATTQTGATWGLDRIDQRALPLSTTYSYANTGLGVNAYIVDTGIRLSHSEFVGRVSTGFDAVTAGGDANDCNGHGTHVAGTVGGTTYGVAKAVNLFAVRVLDCGGSGTTAGVIAGVDWVTANHVKPAIANMSLGGGASSSLDAAVQSSINAGVQYSIAAGNGNLVGIAQDACKSSPSRVADAITIGATTQSDAKTSWSNYGNCVDFFAPGSGITAAWHTSDVATNTISGTSMAAPHVAGVGALYLQSNPAATPLQVRDALYDATTKGIVTSSKTANNHLLFTAY